CGACGACGTGGTAGCGGTCGTAGGCCGCCGCCGTGATGCAGGCGTGGTTGGGTAGAACGCGCACCCGCGCGCCGATCGGCAGACGGTCGTAGGGCAGGGGCGCGTCGGCGCCGACGAAGCCGTGCTCCTGGGAGCAGGCGACCACCGCCAGCTCCTTGATCGGCGCGTCCTTGATGAACCCGTAGCCGGCCTTGGGCATGAACTCCTGCGCGCTGATATCCTTGGACAACGCCAGCGCGCCCGCGTCGATCAGCAGCTGGTTGCGGTGCGGATAGTGGCCGATCACCGACGCCAGTACGCTCAGCGCGATGTCGCCGTCGCCGCACGAGCCGATGCCGGCCTGGTCGAGGTCGTTGAACACGAACACGCCCGGCCGCATCTCCGTGATGCCGGTGAAATCCCGGGAATGCATCGCGGTCGGCGTCGAGCCGGCGCTGACGATCGGACAGGGCAGGCCGGCGGCGCGCAGCGTCTCCGCCGCCGTCACGACCGCCAGACGCTCCTGCTCGGCCACCCGCGCGATGCCGTCGACGGTGCTCTCGTGGTAGGAATGGCCACCATGGGTCATGACGCCCGCCAACTCGACG
The genomic region above belongs to Rhodospirillales bacterium and contains:
- a CDS encoding alanine racemase, with translation MSPMTETLDTLPTPSLVLDRAILRRNIRRVGDRLKSAGIHLRPHLKTAKSVEIGRMATAGFDGRITVSTLAEARYFADGGFTDILYGVGIVPSKLPAVAALRRRGVNLRVVTDSVVVARAIAEAARGGGTFSVFIEIDSGGGRAGLPYPDLSALVEIGRALHEAEGVELAGVMTHGGHSYHESTVDGIARVAEQERLAVVTAAETLRAAGLPCPIVSAGSTPTAMHSRDFTGITEMRPGVFVFNDLDQAGIGSCGDGDIALSVLASVIGHYPHRNQLLIDAGALALSKDISAQEFMPKAGYGFIKDAPIKELAVVACSQEHGFVGADAPLPYDRLPIGARVRVLPNHACITAAAYDRYHVVDSEESDGRTIVATYDRVNGW